In Hypanus sabinus isolate sHypSab1 chromosome 25, sHypSab1.hap1, whole genome shotgun sequence, the genomic stretch aaagttgtgccaaacatgtagaatcatagaaacatagaaaataggtgcaggagtaggccattcaacccttcgagcctgcaccaccattcagtacgatcatggctgatcatccaactcagaaccctgtacctgctttctctccataccccctgatccctttagccacaagggccatatctaacttatctAACTGTCGTCAAGAAGGAATTAAATGTCTCTGCTGGGACCCTTGCAACTTCTGCACTTACCTcacacagggtccaagggaacaccttgtcaggcctttGGGGATGTATCCACTCTAATTTGTCAGAAGACAGCAAACtcatcctctgtaatctgtatagggacCATAAAGTTGATGCCATTTTGCCTGCTggcatagactctgtgtccatctcctgagtaaatatagatgcaaaaaaattCATTTAAAATCTCCCGCATCTTTTCTGGcaccacacatagattaccattctgatcttccagaggaccgatTTTAtcctttgtaatcatttaaatcCCTTAAGGTTTCTCCTTCAACttatctgctagggcaacctcttGCCTTCTTTTAACCCTTGTGAGTACttaaagtgttctcttgcatttcctttactccatgagtaccccatttgttcctacttgcctatataTGCTACACACCTTTTTTAACCAAGTCCTCAAATTCTCATGAAAACCAGGGTTCCCTAAATCCTTTATTTTTGCCTTGttttctgacaggcacataaaaGTGCTGTACTCTCAAAGTTTCatttttgaaagcctcccacttaccaagtacacctttgccagaaagcaacctgtcacaatccacacttgccagatcctttctgatatttCAAAATTAGCTTTTCTCCAATTTGAAATCTCAACTTGCTTACCAAACTTATCCTTTTCTATATTTACTTCAAAACTAATGGAATAATGATCACTAGTTGCAAAATATTCCCCAAAACAATTtttttgtcacctgccctgtctcacttCCTAACAGTAGTTTAAGTATGGTGCACTCTTTCCTTGAGCTTTCTGCATACTAATTAAAGaaattttcctgaacatatttgagaAACTCTATCACATCTAttccttttatagtatgggattcccagtcaatataggaaacttaaaatcacctactataataaCCTTATATTTTtagcaacagtctgcaatctgcCTACAAATTAGTTCCTCCAAATCGCggggactgttgggtggtctatgatATAACCGAATTAATGTGGttgtacctttcttattcctcattttcACCCATAAAGCCTTACTGGACAAGTTCTTCTGTCTGCCCTGACTGAGCACTGTTGTGACATttaccctgactagtaatgctacctctccccctttaatccctccctgtcacatctaaaacaatggaaccctggaatactGAACAGCCATTCCTACTCCTCTTGCAACCAAGATGCACTAATGgctacagtatcataattccatgtgttaatCCATGcgctgagctcatctgcctttcctgcaatactacttgtattgaaatatatgcagctcagaacattagtcccaccatgctcaaccttttgattcctgactttgaggccttaacatctgtctccacaactactccactctctgttctagcactctggctcccatcgccctgcaactctagtttaaccctCACTCATCCATGCAGCAGGAGCAAACCTTCTGGCGAAGctattagtacccctccagttcagttgCAAGCTGTCTCTTCTGTACgggtcccaccttctctggaagagagccAAATGACCCAAAAACCTGACACCAtccttcctacaccaactccttcgTTATACTGTCTAATCTCTTCCTATTTCTGGTCTCAATAGCACATGGAACAGTtagcaatcctgaaatcacaaccctggaggtcctgtcctatAACTTAACACTTAACTCCCTTAGCACCTAAACCTTCTGTCTAGTCattgtaacttcacacacttcatgccccctgacacctggaacttccatcatactgcaagtatattccacagtgaagacttatGCAAAATAttgttcagtttgtctgccattttgttgtttcccccattactatctatccagcagcattttccaatggtctgatatccacttccacttcttttacactttatgtatctgaagaagttccatatctattccatcatctctgTCACCATTTGATTGACAGATTCaacagtacagcgcaggaacaggccctttagcccatggtATATGCGCTGATCACGATGCCAATCTAACTGGTCCCATCTGCTTGTACGCTTCCATTCCCCGCCTGATCATATGTCTGTCTTACTACTTAAACATCACAATCAACTGTCTCCACCACCTTCCTTAGCAGTGTATTCCACATACCCTTCGTTACCTGTGTATACAAAAGTCTTGTCTGGTAAGTCTTCAAACTTTCCTGCCTCACCTTAAATGCCTTCTAGCATTTAACATTTCCACCCTGGACTCCAACCATCTacactatctgtgcctctcacaaTTCTATTTACTACTCATAGTatctaatccaagcaacatcttgGTGAACCTCTCCTGGTGCTTGATTTaaatgcctccacatccttcctgtagcgtgATCAGAACTACACTCATTACAACGAAGGTTGCCACCATATCCacttttgttgctgtttttggtGAAACTTACACTTGTAACTCAAGctccctctgtacatcagtgcTCCTGCTTTATACTTTTTTTATATCATTTGATCTCACGCTTAtcaggattaaactccatctgccatttctctgctcacATTCCCAAATGAACTCTATTCTGTTGTATTCTTTGATggcctttctcactattcacaacacaACATTTTCCATGTCATCTGTGTATTTTCCATACAGACAACCTTAATCAAATCCTTAATAGAAATAACAAATTGCACATGTCAGAATTAATAACAATGGTCATAGATCaccagttatccaccactactgatGCTTTCTATGGTCAAATCAACTTTTGATCCAGTCTTTCGGGTTACCATAATTCCCACGTGACTATCTTCTGGAGAATGAGACACCTTATCAAATATCTTGGGGAAATTCTTGAGACAACTTCCAATGCCCTATCCCCCATCGATCATCCTCCTCACCTCAAAAAGCTCAATCAAATTGAAGACACAACTTCCCCTGTAAAATACAGATTTTCCCATATTTTCCATATGTTTGGGTAGGTGAAGCTCATCAGCCTTATATGGCAGCCCGCCTAGAAGAAGGAAAACACTGGTTTTAaacttctgctgccttgcagctatacccacccatgggaaaggcttcagaagTAAATTCTGAGGAAGAAGTCTGGAgtcggggtccctaaggcagtttgatgttgtttacaacttcactctggcaactttTGCGACAACACTGGGACCAAGAAGTAACCATgcatgcccttcccttggactacatcagtgtcatggagaaggggaaggccactgcatgggcaacagctgatTCTTCAAATCTTTACACCCAGGCTTGCGCTCTGGAGAGGACGCAGTCCACTAGAGGTGCAAaaccatgatcccctgggatcgatggcTACCTAATACTACTTTACCATATGTGAATAGATCCAATCTTTGAGAAACTTCTCTActactttccaaccactgaaataaggcTCACAGGGTCATAATTTCCTGTTTGTCCTTATTCCACCATCTAGGACCTCACCTGTGATTACAGAGGGTACAAAAATCTCTGCTAAAGTTCCGTAGTCTCCTCCATTGGTTCCTGCAGAATCCAGGGAATAGATCCTGTCAGGCCCATGGGACTTAATGTTCTTCGATACCCAACACCACCTGCTTCCTAATAAAACCTAATAAAAACATGCTCTCGAACTCACCATCACCTATATCTCTTTGCTTTCTTAATGTTGTTGTAATGTGCTTGTTTAGTCCCTCACCCACGTCCTGTGGCTTCAGGTGGAAATTCTCTCATTTGTCCTCAAGTGGATTTGCCTTTCCTAAGCTGTCTTCTTGTTCTTATAAATTGTCTTTTCCTCAATCCTCCTATCAAAAAACATTTCCTGTTCTGCTTGACCATTTGTCTCAGTGTCAGAATCCCTCAGATGTGTGCCAAGGAAACAGTTAGTTACCCATCCCAGTAGGAGGGACAGTCCTAGTGGCAAAGGACAGGAGGTGGTCACCCTGTTGATGGGAGAGGGGATATGACTTATGGTGAGCAGTTTTCAAATTAACTTCTGTCTCTGCAGATGTTTTCCCTCAGCAACTCGAAGGTGTGAAACTCATCATCAACAAACATCTCAGCAGCCACTTCCAGGTCAGTATAATGAAAAACCTACTCAAACTGTAACCCCAgtccagacacagacacagagtgaagctccttctacactgtcccatcacacactcccaagacatgggttagacacagtgaaactccctctacactgtcccattgcacactcccagtatacgggtcagacacagagtgaagctccctctatactgtcccatctCTTTGTCCTGGGGGATGTTAGATCTAGTAACACTTGCCTATTTTGAACTTCTCACTCTTGATCTCCCTTTCCACAGGCTGCACATACAATCCACCTGAGCTCAATGTCACCGCATTACCATTTCAAGGCAATGTACTCAGGAGATCAACAGGCGGACTCTAATGAGGTGGGTACTGTCTGTGGCACGTGACTGTGTGTATGCGCCTCCCAGCTCATTTTCTCATTGTACTGGTCAGCACTATGGGTCACAGAGTGAACCATCTCCCTGCTCAGGTcatttaagactataagacataagagcagaattaggccattctgctcatcgagtctgcactgctatttcatcatggttgatccattccCCCGAACGCTAttctccttctccccataacatttctcaccctgaataatcaagaacctatcaatctctgtcgaATGGcgtggcctccatagccacctgtggcaaaattccacagattcaccaccctctggctaaataagttGCTCCAATAATACTGTATTAAATTAACTCCTTCGGCCTCTAGGTGATCCATGTCCCTTCATATTCAATGTCTGCCTACAAACTTCTTTAGGGCCTcttttgtatctgcttctacctccACACCTGGCGACACATTCCAAGTATCCCCTTGACTCTAtgtcaggggttctcaaccttttttagtGCCATGGACCGCTACTATTAACTGAGGGGCTCCGTGGATCCCTAGTTGGAAACCTCTGCCCTATGTAGAAAAACCACCACACATCTCCCAAACTTTCCCCCTCTTACCCTGAAGTTATGCCCTCTAGCATTGAACATTTCTATCCCggagaaaaagattctgactaccTATGCTATCTCCCTCTCACTTATCACTTTCTCCCTCTTAGTTTTTCCTGCTCTTATTCTGCTCTCTCTCACACCATTTCTGTCACACTcacttttccctctctttctctctcttcctttctctGCCTTATTCCATATCTACTCGCTCTCTTTGTTCTTCCTCTTGTTATCCCTGTCACCCTCTCTTTGTCATGCTtactgtctccccctctctccccacccctctgctTGGGCCTCTCCCCAGTTGCGGCCCCTTGGGATTCCAAGTTTCCATGAATCCCCTCATTCTCAATGGGAGCCTAACCACTCACCTGTCCTTCAATCTTCCAGTTTTAGTCACTGGGTTATTTTATTTACAAGACATGTGGGTGTCTATGATTTGATGTCACTTTCCATTTGATTTGATGTCACTTGAAACCAATGTCTTGGCAGGCTGCTTCACAGCACAGGAATTGCATCACATATCCACCATACTGTGGAGATTTCTTGGGCCCCAACCTCTCAGTGCCCAGTGACAGCAGTAGGTAGGGGTCTCCAGTGCAGCTGTCCCTGCAGAGAGACACTAGGATGGCATACCCATGGGTGAGAGGATGAAGGAGCCTTCTCAGCAGTGTCCTGCAGCAGGTGCCCATGTTCTTCAGCTTTGTGGTCACAGGGAGCTGTGTGGTACAGCCTACGCACTATTCACACATCTAGTGTCATCTGTGGAAAGCAGTTTGGTACAGCAGAGAGCCTGTACACCACACCACTGTTTGCACCCCAGTCAGCCTGTGGAAAGCCAGGTGGTACAGGACTCAGCCTGCACAACACGCCACAGCTACTTTACGCTTCTAGTAATATACAGGTATTGCAACTATTCCCAGCTCTCATTGATGGTGACCACAATACAAAGAGTTGGTTGTAACAATCCATCTGGGATGTATGGGGCCCacggtgtgtgtggtgtgtgggttTGTCAGAGTAATCTCTGCCTGTTTTCCCCCTTTCCCTCAGTTCGTCTCCTcactggtgggagtgaatgggaaggtccATTGGGGATGTAGACAATGCTAGTAAATGGAAAGGGTTGAAGTCTTGTTGGGAATATGGATGGTGGAAGTATTTAGGAAGGAGTCACCTATTGGGGATGTGGACGGTGGAAGTGAATGCAAAGGGGTGGGTTCCACTGGAAATGTGGGTGGTGGAAATTAATGAGAAGGAGtggggtttgttgagtgtggactgtgggagtgaaatggaagaggtggggtccagtgggagtgaatgtgaaggaatgGGGTCAGTTGAGTGCAGAAGATAGGAATGAATAGGAAGTGGagtctggatggtgggagtgaattggaagggTTGGGAATTATTGAGGATTTGACTGTGGCAGTAAATAgggaggggtgggtcccattgggagtgtggtcagagagagaaaatgggaaTGGGTGGAGTCTGTTAAGTGCAGATGGTGGAGTGAATGGGAGTGGGTGGGCTCTGGTGTGATGttggtgggagtgattgggaaggggtggAGCCCATTTGGAGTGTGGGTAGTGGAAGTGAATGATAAGACTTGGGTTGcaagggagtgtggatggtgggagtgaatagAAAGGAATGGGTTCTGTTGAAAGAGCAGATGGTGAGAGAGTGGTCAGTGGGTAGGCAGAGTGCATGTGAAGAAGTGAGGTCTGTTCAGAGGGCAAATGGTGTGAATGAATGGAAAGAGGTAGATTTTGTTAGTGCAGACAGTGAGAGTGAGTGGGTCACTTTGGGAGTGCACATGGTTTGAGTGAGTGGGAAAGGATGCAGGCTGCTTAAAGTgcagatggtgggagtgaatgtgaagggtggggtccattgcaagtgtggacagtgggagcaaAAGGAAAGGGTTGGGATCCCATTGGGAATGTAGAGAGTGGGAAAGgttggggtcccattgagagtgaatgggaagggtgcagGTACTTTTGGGAATGTGGGCAGTGAGTGAATGGGGAAGGTTGGAGTccaattgggagtgtggatggtggagtgaatgggaagagttggggtcccattgACAGTGTgggcagtgggagtgaatggaaaggttGGGATCCGTTGGGGGTTAGATGTGAGTGAATTGCAAGGGGTGTCATCTTATTAGTGACGTAGACAATGTGAGTGTATAGGAAGGAGTGGGTCACTTTGGGGGTGTGACAATGGGAGTGAataggaaggggtggggtccattcaGTGCGGATGGAGGAAGTGAATCGTAAGCGGTGGGGTTGGGTGGGAGTGAATGTGAAAGGTAAGGTCCCATTaacagtgtggatggtgggagtaaATGGAAAGGGGTGGAGTCTATTGGGAACGTGGATGAGGGGAAGTTGCGAGTTGAGAGGGGGTGAGGattgtgggagtgaatggaaagagGTTTGTTCTGTTTGTAGTGCAAATGGTGGGAATAAATGAGAAGGTGTGGAGTCCATTGAGTGCGTCTGCTAGGAGTGAATGACAAGGGGTCAAGTCCGTTAGGACTGTGGATATTGGGAGTGAAAAGGAATTAGTGGGGTCTGTGGGGACTGGGAACATTTTGAAGGGTAGCATTTTGACCTTGACTTTTCTTGTTGCTTCGTTCCCCACTGTAGAGCTTCCCACAGGCCCTGGGAGAAGTGGACAGCACAGGCAGTTTGAACGCTCAGTGTGTCGCCTTGTTGGCTAGTCGGATCCGAGCCAAGGCTGCCTTCCAGGTGTGTTACTGGGCAGAAAAAGGCTGAGGCTGAGCTCGCAGGGGCAATACCCTCAGTAGTGTTAGCAGAAGGAGAAGGAGCTTGAAAGCAGTCATTCTCTCAGTGGTGCCCACCCTGACGTTCCTAATCTTTGACTCCCCACACGTTGGCGAGGaggaatttggaatattgtggccAGTTTTGGTCGCCTTACTGTAGGAACAGTACCAATAAGCTGGAAAGTGCtcagaagagatttatgaggacATTGCTGGATCTCGAGGGTCTGAGGTATGGAGAGGTTTAGCATGTTGGGGCTTTATTCACAGGAGcgcaggagactgaggggtgatcttatggagctatataaaatcaaaagcttcatagatagggtaaatgggcACATTCTTTTTTCCAGAGTTGGGGAAttgaactggagggcacaggtttaaggtgagagggcagagatttaaaagGACTGGTGGCGAAGGATGGTCGATATGTGGAAAGAGCTGCTTGGGAAAGTGGCTGATATCAATAACTACATTTGCAACAACAGGTAcattaacatttaaaagacagatCTGGCTATTCATGttagggatatgggccaaaagcATGCAATGGATCGAGTTTAGATGAGCCTCATGGTTGACATGGAATaatagggctgaagggcctttctgTGCTGAATGACCAATTTACTCCACGACTATTCATGACTAGGATGTGGGAATCAAGAGGAGTATATCAAAGAGAAGGAACTAGCAGGATCCAGAACCAGGCACAGAGCTTTCTGAAAGCTTAGTGTGATGCTGACCCACAAGTGACCAGATAAAATCCACCCTTTAAACCTGGGTGCCTGACAGCCCAGTGAGGTTGGACACAGAATTAGGAGGAGCTGCCTTTTGGAAGGAGCAGGAAAGAGGTCTCCCATTGGTTGGGAAGATGAACTCCATGATCTACAAACACGACCATTGCTGGAGTAGGTTAGTGGGGCTGTAGAAAAGGTAAATCCAGACTAGGCTCACTTGCAGAAGGACAGGGCTGGACTAGTGGGGGTTACACTGAGCCAGGTCCCACCCTGGttagaccataatatataggcaATGTCCATGTGTAGTTCTGGCTCTGTACCCTGGGACACTGGAGGGAGCAGATATTTAGAGAGGGCTGGTCTATCATGAAACAATGAAGGGAGGGGTGGAATAGTCTGGGTGCAGTGGGGAGGTTTCTGCTGGTGGAGGAGAGCAGCAGGATGAGAGGGTCCCAGAGATGGCTGTGGGGATTTAGGGGATAAAACCCTCCCTGAGAATGGTATAGGATCCACTGGCACAGGGAGGGGCTGAAGGCAGCGCCTTGTGTGCGTACAGCAGGGCTGGAGAGAATAGTGTGGGGGAAGAAGTGAAGGGAGGGCCACCTGGAAACTCTAACATGAGGAAAGATGGAGGGAGTGGAGGGCTAGTATGGACAGGTGAGCTGAAGGATGTGTGTGCACAAATgtgttggagggagggagggaggaaggaaggatGGGACAGTATCCAGTGACGAACTTTCTCCCCAAAACTAGACCCAACAGGAGCGCTTCCAGACGTGGCAGTTTGACACGGAGTATCGGGGTGACTCCTTCACTGCCACTATCACCCTTGGCAACCCCGACATCATCAGTGAATCTGGTGAGTAGGTGCTGATTGCTTTTCCAGCAAtttggagatggggagagggtacCGGTAGTGTTGGGCAGAAGCCGCTCAGCACAGGGGGTCCTACACACCACATGTCTCAGCAAATATAGATTAACTCACATTCAACTGGGGAGCTCACAGCTCCACTGCTGTACaagctccctcactgacccatcaCAGTGGAGAGCTTACTCACCACCATCCCTCGCTGCCTCAACACAACACACTCCTCCACGGAGTGGAGTCCCTCAGTGCCCCTCCCCTGATGCACCTTCCAAAGTGTGGtgctccataagaccataagacataggagcatatttaagccattctgcccattgagtctgctctgctattccatcacagctgatcctggatcccactcaactccatacaccggCCTtcccgccatatcctttgatctcCTGACCGATTGgtaactatcaacttctgccttaaatatacctgtgGACTTTGTCTCCactgcagtctatggcagagcattgcacagattcaccattctctggcaaaAAAAATCCTCTTCACCTGCATTCTAAAGGGTAATCCCTCAATTTTCAGACTGTGCCTTCTAGATCAGGATGCTTccatcataggaaacaccctctcaacatccaccctatctagtactTCCAAAATtcggtaggcttcaatgagatccccatacattcttctaaattccagtgagtacaggcccaaagctgcaaaaAGCTCAtcaaatgttaaccccttcattcctgaaatcatcctcatgaacctcctccggactttctccaatgacaatttctgagatacggggtcctaaactgttgacaatactccaagtgtggcctgacaatgtcttataaagactcagcattatctccttgttcttatattctgttccccttgaaatgactgccaatattgcatttgccacctttaccacagactcaacctgtaagttaaccttttgggagcTTTGCACATGGACTGCTAAATCCCTGTgcccctctgatgtttgaacgtTCTTcccgtttagataatagtctgcactattgttcctttcaccaaaatacattatcatacatttccctacattgtattccatctgcacttttttgctcattcttccaatttgtctaagtcctgctgcaaacatattgcttcatcaacactatctatccctccacctatcttcatgtcatccacaaactttaccacaaagccatcaattccattatccaaatcattgacaaactgaaaagtagtggtcccaataatgacccctgaggaacaccacttttcactggcagccaaccagaaaaggccccctttattccccctTACTGTCCCTTTCACAGAGGTCAtctctcactgcccctcccacagcgtggatctccctcaccacccccctcACAGCACAGAGCTCCTGGGATAGGGCATCCAGCATCTGTTGGGGTCCCCATTATGTTACTGAGAATGGGAGAGGTGATTGGTGAGGGAAGGGAGAACAGTCAGGACACCAGTGGTTATCTTACTCTTTGTCTTCCCATCACCCAGTCATCCTGGTTGCACACTTCCTACAGAGTATCACCCATAACCTGGTGCTGGGTGGTGAGATGGTCTATCATCGCAGGCCAGCAGAGGAAGGAGCCATCTTCACCTTGGCTGCAAAGTACACCagtgagtgagaaggagagaTGGACAGTGAAGGGTGGGGGTGTACCAGTGTATCAATGATGgatggggtgtgtgtctgtgttagaGTGTGAGGTGGGATGGGGAGGCGTGTCTGTGTTAGAGTGAGGGATATGGTATATACCGTGAAGACTTGGTTGTGTGTCGAtgttaccataagacataggagcagaaattatgccatttggcccattgagcctgctctgccattcaatcatggctgatccttttttttctcctcctcgaCCCTATTTCctagccttttccccataacctttgatgccatgttcaatcaagaacctatcaatctcatccttaaatacaccctacgacctggcctccacagctgcaggtggctacaaatttaccaccctctggctgctGAGATTTCTCCGTATCTCCATTTTGAATGgactctctatcctgaggctgtactctcttgtcctagactctcccaccatgggaaacataatttctacatctactctgtctaagcctttcaacatttgaaaggtttcaatgagatcccccctccttctaaattccagtgagtacagacccagagccatcaaacattccttgtatgattactctttcattcctggaatcatccttgtggacctcctctggactctgtccaatgccagcacatcttttctaagatgaggagcccaaaactgttcacagtactcaaggtgaggcctcacctgtgccttataagccctcagcatcacattcctgctcttgtactctagacctcttgaaatgaaagccagTATTGCATTTGCTTGCTTCACCGCTGACTCAACCtgtagggtgttctgcacaaggacttccaagtcccttggcatctcagaattttggattttcttcccgtttagaaaatagtgtgcacatttatttctactaccgaaatgcatgaccatgcattttccaatattgtatttcatttgccactttcttgcccattctcctaatctgtctaagtctttctgcatcctaactgtttcctcaacactacctgcacctccaccaatctttgtatgatCTGCAAACTTGAGAACAAAGCAatttatttcatcatctaaatcatttgtaTACAGCTTAaacagaagtgatcccaacaccaacccctgcagaacacgattagaaactggcagccaaccagataaggatccttttatttccactcgctgcctccttccgatcagctaatgctctagtaactttcctgtaataccataggctcttaacttgctaagcaacctcatgtgtggcaccttgtcaaaggccttctgaaaatccaaatgtacaacatccacagtatcccctttatctatcctacttgtgatCTCCTCAAACAATCCATACAAGTTtgccaggcaggattttcccttaggAAACCATGAAGATTTTGTCCTTTCTTGTGTCACCAAGCATtgcatcacctcatccttaacaattgactctaacatcttcccaaccactgaggccaggctaactggtctatgatttcctttctgctgccttcctcctttcctaaagagtggagtgcaatttgcaatattccaggcctctagcaccatgccagagtccaatgatttttgaaagatcatttctaatgccactacAATCCCTAacactacctttttcagaaccctagg encodes the following:
- the LOC132380909 gene encoding mitochondrial import receptor subunit TOM40B-like isoform X1; translation: MGNGTSTERRLRNPGSFERLHRLCKDVFPQQLEGVKLIINKHLSSHFQAAHTIHLSSMSPHYHFKAMYSGDQQADSNESFPQALGEVDSTGSLNAQCVALLASRIRAKAAFQTQQERFQTWQFDTEYRGDSFTATITLGNPDIISESVILVAHFLQSITHNLVLGGEMVYHRRPAEEGAIFTLAAKYTTSHWVGTLNIGRGGAHASYYHQANDQERRLHAFTLSMSLMILYTYSPCTPRIKFLALPISSFNSGARVLATFLPVTVIPILVWRVSLDPGTKRPNIWERQRRMSTLT
- the LOC132380909 gene encoding mitochondrial import receptor subunit TOM40B-like isoform X4, yielding MGNGTSTERRLRNPGSFERLHRLCKDVFPQQLEGVKLIINKHLSSHFQAAHTIHLSSMSPHYHFKAMYSGDQQADSNESFPQALGEVDSTGSLNAQCVALLASRIRAKAAFQTQQERFQTWQFDTEYRGDSFTATITLGNPDIISESVILVAHFLQSITHNLVLGGEMVYHRRPAEEGAIFTLAAKYTTSHWVGTLNIGRGGAHASYYHQANDQVQVGVGFEASTQTQDTTFSFGYQLDIPKANMVFRGARVLATFLPVTVIPILVWRVSLDPGTKRPNIWERQRRMSTLT
- the LOC132380909 gene encoding mitochondrial import receptor subunit TOM40B-like isoform X2, with amino-acid sequence MGNGTSTERRLRNPGSFERLHRLCKDVFPQQLEGVKLIINKHLSSHFQAAHTIHLSSMSPHYHFKAMYSGDQQADSNESFPQALGEVDSTGSLNAQCVALLASRIRAKAAFQTQQERFQTWQFDTEYRGDSFTATITLGNPDIISESVILVAHFLQSITHNLVLGGEMVYHRRPAEEGAIFTLAAKYTTSHWVGTLNIGRGGAHASYYHQANDQVQVGVGFEASTQTQDTTFSFGYQLDIPKANMVFREKAQYLGKAEEDVDIDLNAPETEKAALAIQGQFRKFQRRKKPGPAS
- the LOC132380909 gene encoding mitochondrial import receptor subunit TOM40B-like isoform X3 → MGNGTSTERRLRNPGSFERLHRLCKDVFPQQLEGVKLIINKHLSSHFQAAHTIHLSSMSPHYHFKAMYSGDQQADSNESFPQALGEVDSTGSLNAQCVALLASRIRAKAAFQTQQERFQTWQFDTEYRGDSFTATITLGNPDIISESVILVAHFLQSITHNLVLGGEMVYHRRPAEEGAIFTLAAKYTTSHWVGTLNIGRGGAHASYYHQANDQGPHELCAEESFVNGLMTLRKKEKASLAERSTEKQQVWLLPCSARTPDSILTSSAVHVELTCSPCVYMSFPQLLQFPLISQ